The DNA region TATAATACATATGCATTGAGAGAGTTCCAAAAGGAAGTTGAGTTGCTCTGCCAGTTTCGTCACCCTAATTTGGTCTCTCTTATTGGATTCTGCATCCACAAAGATGAAAGATTTATTGTTTACCCGTACATGTCCAATGGTTCCCTTGCTGATTGTTTATTCAAGAGGGATCAAAGGGAACCACTCTCATGGAAGAAGAGGCTAGAGATATGCATTGGAGTGGCGCGTGCGGTGCACTACCTTCACACTGGACTCAAACGCATCATCATTCACCGTGACATCAAACCCTCTAACATTCTCTTGGATGAGAATATGGTACCCAAGCTCTATGATTTCGGGATTTCCTTACAAGGATCGTTGTTCTCGGCAAAGCCACAACCAATTGAAGGAAAACGCGTTGTTGGTAATAAGTTTagctttattttcaattttacaaGCTCAGTGTAGggaacaacaaaagttttatcCCCTTGAATGACATCGGTTATATGGATCACTGACACCATTGAACTAACAATTTTACTTAATAGGTACACTTGGTTACATGGCCCCCGAGAATATCAGGGATGGCATCTTGACAGATAAATGTGATGTTTATTCATTTGGCATTGTTCTATTAGAAGTGATATGTGCAAATCCAATTTATACAATTAAAAAGGAGATGCATGAGacaaatgaagaaatattgatCAGGCTCCAAGCTGAGGATATTGATCCGGCTCTTGCTGGAAATATTGCACCAGTGTGTTATGAAGTATACATAGATATCATTCGCAGGTGCTTAAAGCTTGAAGCAAATGAGCGACCAACAATGGGCGAAGTGGAGATGCTACTTGAGCATGCTCTGACTTTACAACAGGAAGCCGAAGCCACAGATACTAGTGATGATTATCTCTGATTCTTCACTAGCATTATCAAACCATAACGATGAGAAGCGTCAATTTCAGTCTTGAGTATGTTAATTTGGTGAGTCTTGGATGGATTAAACATCATGCACTGATCGCTGATGGGGTTAATCTTCGTTTGTCTCAATTATACACAACTATAAACTTGCTCTTGTTTTTGTTCTGTTGGCAAAATTCATTAATCGTGTATTTTGGTCTAGTTTTTATTTCAAAAGGTCTCAATGCTCCATATTATGAGACAAATATTTGAAGAAATAAGATAATAtagaatcaattataatttaaaatcttATGGAAATGATGAATGTTTCGGATATTgagataaaattaatatttcttATGGAGAAATACTAGTGTAGATGTTGTCTGTAGT from Lotus japonicus ecotype B-129 chromosome 2, LjGifu_v1.2 includes:
- the LOC130739625 gene encoding putative receptor-like protein kinase At5g39000; the encoded protein is MILKCLGFRRSKKNSSSTKRPYPTVIEELSHPFSLEDIRKSTNNFDEVIGVGGYGKVYQGKARLLQLDHVATTTALVAVKRINVSYNTYALREFQKEVELLCQFRHPNLVSLIGFCIHKDERFIVYPYMSNGSLADCLFKRDQREPLSWKKRLEICIGVARAVHYLHTGLKRIIIHRDIKPSNILLDENMVPKLYDFGISLQGSLFSAKPQPIEGKRVVGTLGYMAPENIRDGILTDKCDVYSFGIVLLEVICANPIYTIKKEMHETNEEILIRLQAEDIDPALAGNIAPVCYEVYIDIIRRCLKLEANERPTMGEVEMLLEHALTLQQEAEATDTSDDYL